In Pseudomonas deceptionensis, a single window of DNA contains:
- the glmU gene encoding bifunctional UDP-N-acetylglucosamine diphosphorylase/glucosamine-1-phosphate N-acetyltransferase GlmU encodes MSLDIVILAAGQGTRMRSALPKVLHPVAGNSMLGHVIHSARQLKPTGIHVVIGHGAELVRERLAADDLNFVLQDKQLGTGHAVAQALPFLTAQNVLILYGDVPLIEVETLQRLLKQVGPEQLGLLTVNLADPTGYGRIVRDANGKVSAIVEHKDATEAERAITEGNTGILALPTQHLGNWMSRLSNNNVQGEYYLTDVIAMAVSDGLVVATEHAHDPMEVQGANDRKQLSELERHYQLREGRRLMALGVTLRDPARFDVRGEVTVGRDVLIDINVILEGRVVIEDDVVIGPNCVIKDSTLRKGVVVKANSHLDGAVMGENSDAGPFARLRPGSVLDARAHVGNFVELKNAHLGEDAKCGHLTYLGDAEVGPRTNIGAGTITCNYDGANKWKTVLGADVFIGSNNSLVAPVDISNGATTAAGSTINQDVGPEQLAVGRARQRNIDGWKRPVKQPKP; translated from the coding sequence ATGTCTCTTGATATCGTTATTCTCGCTGCAGGTCAGGGCACCCGCATGCGTTCAGCTCTGCCCAAGGTTCTGCACCCCGTGGCAGGCAACTCCATGCTGGGCCATGTTATCCACAGTGCTCGCCAGCTCAAGCCAACCGGTATCCACGTAGTCATTGGCCACGGTGCCGAACTGGTGCGTGAACGCCTCGCCGCTGACGACCTGAACTTTGTGCTGCAAGACAAGCAACTGGGTACCGGCCATGCCGTGGCTCAGGCGCTGCCATTTTTGACCGCACAAAACGTGCTGATCCTGTACGGCGATGTACCGCTGATCGAGGTCGAGACCTTGCAGCGTTTGCTCAAGCAAGTCGGCCCTGAGCAACTGGGCTTGCTGACCGTAAACCTGGCTGACCCGACCGGTTATGGCCGGATCGTGCGAGACGCCAACGGCAAGGTCAGCGCCATCGTAGAGCATAAGGATGCGACCGAAGCTGAGCGTGCCATCACTGAAGGCAATACGGGAATTTTGGCGTTGCCGACCCAGCACCTGGGTAACTGGATGAGCCGCCTTTCGAACAATAACGTCCAGGGCGAGTATTACCTGACTGACGTTATCGCCATGGCTGTGAGCGATGGTCTGGTGGTTGCCACTGAACATGCCCACGACCCGATGGAAGTGCAGGGCGCCAATGACCGCAAACAGCTCAGTGAGCTGGAACGTCATTACCAGTTGCGAGAAGGCCGTCGCCTGATGGCACTGGGTGTGACCTTGCGTGACCCGGCCCGTTTCGATGTACGCGGCGAAGTCACTGTCGGCCGTGATGTGCTGATCGATATCAACGTGATTCTTGAAGGCCGTGTGGTCATTGAAGATGACGTGGTGATTGGCCCGAACTGCGTGATCAAGGACAGCACCTTGCGCAAAGGCGTGGTGGTCAAGGCCAACAGCCATCTTGACGGTGCCGTGATGGGGGAGAACAGCGATGCGGGTCCTTTCGCCCGTTTGCGCCCGGGTAGCGTGCTGGATGCCCGTGCCCATGTGGGTAACTTTGTTGAATTGAAAAACGCCCATCTGGGTGAAGACGCCAAGTGCGGTCATCTGACTTACCTGGGGGATGCCGAAGTCGGCCCGCGCACCAATATTGGCGCGGGCACCATCACCTGTAACTACGATGGCGCCAACAAGTGGAAAACCGTGTTGGGGGCGGATGTGTTCATCGGTTCGAACAACTCGCTGGTCGCGCCTGTGGATATCTCCAACGGTGCAACCACTGCAGCCGGTTCAACCATTAATCAGGATGTAGGCCCTGAGCAGCTGGCCGTTGGTCGCGCGCGCCAGCGCAATATTGATGGCTGGAAGCGTCCAGTCAAACAGCCAAAGCCTTGA
- a CDS encoding F0F1 ATP synthase subunit epsilon, with protein sequence MTVHCDIVSAEGEIFSGQVEMVIAHGSLGDLGIALGHAPLITELKPGPIRLIKLGGESEVFYISGGYLEVQPNMVKVLADTVQRAADLDEASAQEAVKAAEKALNERGAEFDYGSAAARLAEAAAQLRTVQQIRKKFGG encoded by the coding sequence ATGACAGTCCATTGCGATATCGTCAGTGCGGAAGGAGAAATCTTTTCCGGTCAGGTCGAGATGGTGATTGCGCACGGCAGCCTGGGTGATCTTGGTATCGCTCTGGGTCACGCTCCGCTGATCACTGAGCTCAAACCAGGCCCGATCCGCCTGATCAAGCTGGGTGGGGAATCCGAGGTGTTTTACATCTCCGGTGGTTACCTCGAGGTTCAGCCGAACATGGTCAAGGTTCTTGCCGACACCGTGCAACGTGCTGCCGACCTGGATGAAGCCTCCGCTCAGGAAGCCGTCAAGGCTGCCGAGAAGGCTCTGAACGAAAGAGGCGCAGAATTCGATTACGGTTCTGCTGCTGCACGACTGGCCGAGGCTGCAGCTCAGCTGCGCACCGTCCAGCAAATCCGCAAGAAGTTCGGCGGCTAA
- the atpD gene encoding F0F1 ATP synthase subunit beta has product MSSGRIVQIIGAVIDVEFPRENVPSIYNALKVQSAAGTTLEVQQQLGDGVVRTIAMGSTEGLKRGLEVTDTGAAISVPVGKATLGRIMDVLGNPIDEAGPIETEERWGIHRPAPTFAEQAGGNDLLETGIKVIDLICPFAKGGKVGLFGGAGVGKTVNMMELIRNIAMEHSGYSVFAGVGERTREGNDFYHEMKDSSVLDKVALVYGQMNEPPGNRLRVALTGLTMAEKFRDEGNDVLLFVDNIYRYTLAGTEVSALLGRMPSAVGYQPTLAEEMGTLQERITSTKNGSITSIQAVYVPADDLTDPSPATTFAHLDATVVLSRDIASLGIYPAVDPLDSTSRQLDPMVIGQEHYDTARGVQYVLQRYKELKDIIAILGMDELSEVDKQLVSRARKIQRFLSQPFFVAEVFTGASGKYVSLKDTIAGFKGILNGDYDHLPEQAFYMVGGIEEAIEKAKKL; this is encoded by the coding sequence ATGAGTAGCGGACGTATCGTTCAAATCATCGGCGCCGTGATCGACGTGGAATTTCCACGCGAAAACGTACCGAGCATCTACAACGCGCTGAAAGTACAAAGCGCGGCCGGAACCACTCTGGAAGTTCAGCAGCAGCTGGGCGACGGCGTGGTTCGTACCATTGCGATGGGTTCCACCGAGGGCTTGAAGCGCGGTCTGGAAGTCACCGACACTGGCGCAGCCATCTCCGTACCGGTCGGTAAAGCGACTCTGGGCCGGATCATGGACGTTCTGGGCAACCCGATCGACGAAGCTGGTCCGATTGAAACCGAAGAGCGCTGGGGCATTCACCGCCCTGCACCGACCTTCGCTGAACAAGCGGGCGGCAACGACCTTCTGGAAACCGGCATCAAGGTTATCGACCTGATCTGCCCGTTTGCAAAAGGCGGTAAGGTTGGTCTGTTCGGTGGTGCCGGTGTAGGCAAAACCGTAAACATGATGGAACTGATCCGTAACATCGCCATGGAACACAGCGGTTACTCTGTGTTTGCTGGTGTGGGCGAGCGTACCCGTGAGGGTAACGACTTCTACCACGAGATGAAGGATTCCAGCGTACTGGACAAAGTGGCACTGGTTTACGGTCAGATGAACGAGCCGCCGGGTAACCGTCTGCGCGTAGCACTGACCGGCCTGACCATGGCCGAGAAGTTCCGTGACGAAGGTAACGACGTACTGTTGTTCGTTGACAACATCTACCGTTACACCTTGGCCGGTACTGAAGTATCCGCACTGCTGGGCCGTATGCCTTCTGCAGTAGGTTACCAGCCGACTCTGGCTGAAGAGATGGGTACTCTGCAAGAGCGCATCACTTCGACCAAGAACGGTTCGATCACTTCGATCCAAGCGGTATACGTACCTGCGGATGACTTGACTGACCCGTCGCCTGCGACCACCTTCGCCCACTTGGACGCTACCGTTGTACTGTCCCGTGACATCGCCTCCCTGGGTATCTACCCAGCGGTCGATCCACTGGACTCGACTTCGCGCCAGCTGGATCCGATGGTAATCGGCCAGGAACACTACGACACCGCTCGCGGCGTTCAGTACGTGTTGCAGCGTTACAAAGAACTGAAGGACATCATTGCGATCCTGGGTATGGACGAGCTGTCGGAAGTCGACAAGCAGTTGGTATCCCGCGCTCGTAAGATCCAGCGTTTCTTGTCTCAGCCGTTCTTCGTGGCTGAAGTCTTCACTGGCGCTTCGGGTAAATACGTTTCCCTGAAAGACACCATTGCTGGCTTCAAAGGCATCCTCAACGGTGACTACGACCACCTGCCAGAACAAGCGTTCTACATGGTCGGCGGCATCGAAGAAGCGATCGAGAAAGCCAAGAAACTGTAA
- the atpG gene encoding F0F1 ATP synthase subunit gamma gives MAGAKEIRSKIASIKSTQKITSAMEKVAVSKMRKAQMRMSASRPYAERIRQVIGHLANANPEYRHPFMIDREIKRVGYVVVSSDRGLCGGLNTNLFKALVKDMAVNRENGVEIDLCVVGSKGAAFFRNFGGNVVAAISHLGEEPSINDLIGSVKVMLDAYLEGRIDRLSVVSNKFINTMTQQPTVEQLIPLVATPDQELKHHWDYLYEPDAKELLDGLMVRYVESQVYQAVVENSAAEQAARMIAMKNATDNAGDLISDLQLIYNKARQAAITQEISEIVGGAAAV, from the coding sequence ATGGCAGGCGCAAAAGAGATTCGCAGTAAGATTGCGAGCATCAAAAGCACGCAAAAGATTACCAGCGCCATGGAAAAAGTGGCGGTCAGCAAAATGCGCAAGGCACAAATGCGCATGTCTGCTAGCCGTCCTTATGCGGAGCGCATCCGCCAGGTTATTGGGCATTTGGCTAACGCCAACCCGGAATACCGCCACCCGTTCATGATCGACCGCGAAATCAAGCGTGTAGGTTATGTGGTTGTGAGCAGTGACCGTGGTTTGTGCGGTGGCTTGAATACCAACCTGTTCAAGGCTTTGGTCAAGGACATGGCGGTAAACCGTGAAAACGGCGTCGAGATTGATCTGTGCGTGGTCGGTAGCAAAGGTGCGGCTTTTTTCCGTAACTTCGGCGGTAACGTCGTCGCTGCAATCAGCCATCTGGGTGAAGAACCGTCGATCAATGACTTGATCGGCAGCGTTAAGGTGATGCTGGATGCTTACCTGGAAGGCCGTATTGATCGCCTGTCCGTGGTGTCCAACAAGTTCATCAACACCATGACGCAACAGCCGACTGTGGAGCAATTGATTCCACTGGTGGCGACCCCGGATCAAGAACTCAAGCACCACTGGGACTATCTCTACGAACCAGACGCCAAAGAGCTGCTAGACGGCTTGATGGTACGTTACGTGGAGTCGCAGGTGTACCAGGCGGTGGTCGAGAACAGTGCAGCTGAACAAGCTGCGCGGATGATCGCGATGAAGAACGCCACTGATAACGCCGGTGATTTGATCAGCGATTTGCAGCTGATCTACAACAAGGCGCGTCAGGCTGCGATCACCCAAGAGATCTCGGAAATCGTCGGCGGCGCTGCCGCGGTTTAA
- the atpA gene encoding F0F1 ATP synthase subunit alpha, with protein sequence MQQLNPSEISEIIKGRIEKLDVTSQARNEGTIVSVSDGIVRIHGLADVMYGEMIEFPGSVFGMALNLEQDSVGAVVLGSYTTLAEGMSAKCTGRILEVPVGKELLGRVVDALGNPVDGKGPLNNTETDAVEKVAPGVIWRKSVDQPVQTGYKAVDAMIPVGRGQRELIIGDRQIGKTALAIDAIINQKNSGIFCVYVAIGQKQSTIANVVRKLEENGALANTIVVAASASESAALQFLAPYSGCTMGEYFRDRGEDALIVYDDLSKQAVAYRQISLLLRRPPGREAYPGDVFYLHSRLLERASRVSEEYVEKFTNGAVTGKTGSLTALPIIETQAGDVSAFVPTNVISITDGQIFLESAMFNSGIRPAVNAGVSVSRVGGAAQTKIIKKLSGGIRTALAQYRELAAFAQFASDLDEATRKQLEHGQRVTELMKQKQYAPMSIADMALSLYAAERGFLTDVEITKVGSFEQALIAYFNRDHAELMAKINVKGDFNDEIDAGIKAGIEKFKATQTW encoded by the coding sequence ATGCAGCAACTCAATCCTTCCGAAATAAGTGAAATTATCAAGGGCCGCATCGAAAAACTCGATGTGACCTCCCAAGCCCGTAACGAAGGCACCATCGTCAGCGTATCTGACGGTATTGTGCGGATTCACGGTCTGGCCGACGTAATGTACGGCGAGATGATCGAGTTTCCGGGCAGCGTCTTCGGTATGGCTCTCAACCTTGAGCAAGACTCTGTAGGTGCCGTAGTACTGGGCTCGTACACGACTCTGGCTGAAGGCATGAGCGCCAAGTGCACTGGCCGCATCCTGGAAGTTCCGGTTGGTAAGGAACTGCTGGGTCGCGTTGTCGACGCACTGGGTAACCCAGTTGATGGCAAAGGTCCGCTGAACAACACCGAGACTGATGCAGTCGAGAAAGTTGCTCCAGGCGTGATCTGGCGTAAGTCGGTAGACCAGCCTGTACAGACTGGCTACAAGGCTGTCGATGCCATGATCCCTGTCGGCCGTGGCCAGCGTGAGCTGATCATCGGTGACCGTCAGATCGGTAAAACCGCTCTGGCGATCGACGCGATCATCAACCAGAAGAACAGCGGCATTTTCTGTGTATACGTAGCGATCGGTCAGAAGCAATCGACTATCGCCAACGTGGTTCGCAAGCTGGAAGAAAACGGCGCGTTGGCTAACACCATCGTCGTTGCTGCCAGTGCATCCGAATCCGCAGCGCTGCAGTTCCTGGCACCGTACTCCGGTTGCACCATGGGCGAATACTTCCGCGACCGCGGTGAAGACGCGCTGATCGTTTATGACGATCTGTCCAAGCAAGCAGTGGCTTACCGCCAGATTTCCCTGCTGCTGCGCCGTCCACCAGGCCGTGAAGCTTACCCAGGCGACGTGTTCTATCTCCACTCCCGTCTTCTGGAGCGCGCATCCCGCGTTTCCGAAGAGTACGTAGAGAAGTTCACCAACGGCGCAGTGACCGGCAAAACCGGTTCCCTGACCGCACTGCCGATCATCGAAACCCAGGCTGGCGACGTTTCCGCGTTCGTTCCGACCAACGTGATTTCCATCACTGACGGTCAGATCTTCCTGGAATCGGCCATGTTCAACTCCGGGATCCGTCCTGCAGTGAACGCCGGTGTTTCGGTATCCCGTGTGGGTGGTGCCGCGCAGACCAAGATCATCAAGAAGCTGTCCGGTGGTATCCGTACCGCTCTGGCTCAGTACCGTGAACTGGCGGCATTCGCCCAGTTCGCATCTGACCTGGACGAAGCGACCCGTAAGCAACTTGAGCATGGTCAGCGCGTTACCGAGCTGATGAAGCAGAAGCAATACGCACCAATGTCGATCGCTGACATGGCGCTGTCGCTGTATGCCGCTGAGCGTGGGTTCCTGACTGACGTCGAAATCACCAAGGTCGGTAGCTTTGAACAAGCGCTGATTGCTTACTTCAACCGCGATCACGCCGAGCTTATGGCGAAGATCAACGTTAAAGGTGACTTCAATGACGAAATCGACGCTGGCATCAAAGCCGGTATCGAGAAGTTCAAGGCCACCCAAACCTGGTAA
- a CDS encoding F0F1 ATP synthase subunit delta gives MAELTTLARPYAKAAFEHAQAHQQLASWSAMLGLAAAVSQDDTMQRVLKAPRLTSAEKAATFIDVCGDKFDVKVQNFIHVVAENDRLPLLPEIAALFDLYKAEQEKSVDVEVTSAFALNQEQQDKLAKVLSARLDREVRLQVAEDASLIGGVIIRAGDLVIDGSVRGKLASLAEALKS, from the coding sequence ATGGCAGAATTGACCACGTTGGCCCGACCTTACGCTAAGGCAGCCTTCGAGCACGCCCAGGCCCACCAGCAACTGGCCTCTTGGTCAGCCATGCTCGGCCTGGCTGCAGCAGTGTCGCAAGACGACACTATGCAGCGCGTGCTCAAGGCCCCGCGACTGACGAGCGCAGAAAAGGCCGCCACGTTTATTGACGTGTGCGGCGACAAGTTCGATGTAAAAGTACAGAACTTCATCCACGTCGTTGCCGAAAACGACCGTCTCCCGCTTTTGCCGGAGATTGCCGCTCTGTTTGACCTGTACAAGGCTGAACAAGAGAAGTCGGTAGACGTAGAAGTGACCAGTGCTTTTGCATTGAACCAAGAACAGCAAGACAAACTCGCCAAGGTTCTCAGTGCACGACTCGACCGGGAAGTGCGCCTGCAAGTTGCGGAGGATGCCAGCCTTATAGGTGGTGTCATCATCCGCGCCGGCGACCTGGTTATCGATGGCTCGGTTCGCGGAAAACTCGCAAGCCTTGCCGAAGCATTGAAATCTTGA
- a CDS encoding F0F1 ATP synthase subunit B, whose protein sequence is MNINATLIGQSVAFFIFVLFCMKFVWPPVIAALQERQKKIAAGLDAANRAARDLELAQDKAGQQLREAKAQAAEIIEQAKKRGTQIVDEAREQARVEADRVKAQAQAEIEQEINSVKDALRTQLGSLAVEGAEKILGATIDQNAHAELVNKLAAEI, encoded by the coding sequence GTGAACATTAATGCAACCCTGATTGGCCAGTCCGTTGCGTTCTTCATTTTTGTACTGTTTTGCATGAAGTTCGTGTGGCCTCCGGTCATCGCGGCATTGCAAGAACGTCAGAAGAAGATTGCGGCTGGATTGGACGCTGCTAACCGAGCAGCTCGCGACCTGGAGTTGGCCCAAGATAAAGCGGGTCAACAACTGCGCGAAGCTAAGGCTCAAGCAGCTGAAATCATTGAGCAAGCCAAGAAACGCGGTACTCAGATCGTAGACGAAGCCCGTGAACAGGCTCGCGTTGAAGCTGACCGTGTGAAGGCTCAGGCTCAGGCCGAGATCGAACAGGAAATCAACAGTGTTAAAGACGCGCTGCGCACCCAATTGGGTAGCCTGGCCGTTGAAGGCGCTGAAAAAATCCTGGGCGCCACAATCGATCAAAACGCGCACGCGGAGCTGGTTAACAAACTGGCTGCTGAAATTTAA
- the atpE gene encoding F0F1 ATP synthase subunit C, whose product METVVGLTAIAVALLIGLGALGTAIGFGLLGGKFLEGAARQPEMVPMLQVKMFIVAGLLDAVTMIGVGIALFFTFANPFVGQLAG is encoded by the coding sequence ATGGAAACTGTAGTTGGTCTAACCGCTATCGCTGTTGCACTGTTGATCGGCCTGGGCGCACTGGGTACCGCAATTGGTTTCGGCCTGTTGGGTGGCAAGTTCCTGGAAGGCGCAGCGCGTCAACCAGAAATGGTCCCAATGCTGCAAGTTAAAATGTTCATCGTTGCCGGTCTGCTCGACGCCGTAACCATGATCGGTGTTGGTATCGCACTGTTCTTCACCTTCGCGAACCCCTTCGTTGGTCAACTCGCTGGCTAA
- the atpB gene encoding F0F1 ATP synthase subunit A, which translates to MAETTASGYIQHHLQNLTFGQLPDGGWGFAHTVAEAKSMGFWAFHVDTLGWSLFVGLIFILVFRMAAKKATSGQPGALQNFVEVLVEFVDGSVKDSFHGRSAVIAPLALTIFVWVFLMNAIDLVPVDWIPQLAILITGDEHFPFRAVPTTDPNATMGMALSVFALIIFYSIKIKGFGGFIGELTLHPFGSKNIFVQALLIPVNFLLEFVTLIAKPISLALRLFGNMYAGELVFILIAVMFGSGLLWLSGLGVVLQWAWAVFHILIITLQAFIFMMLTIVYLSMAHEDNH; encoded by the coding sequence ATGGCAGAAACAACCGCTTCGGGCTATATCCAGCACCACTTACAGAACCTGACCTTTGGGCAGCTACCTGATGGCGGCTGGGGCTTTGCTCACACCGTTGCAGAAGCTAAATCAATGGGCTTTTGGGCTTTCCACGTCGATACACTCGGCTGGTCGCTGTTTGTCGGTCTGATCTTCATCCTCGTTTTCCGCATGGCGGCCAAGAAGGCAACTTCCGGTCAGCCAGGCGCACTGCAGAACTTCGTCGAAGTACTGGTGGAATTCGTTGATGGCAGTGTTAAAGACAGCTTCCACGGTCGCAGTGCAGTTATCGCACCGCTGGCGCTGACCATTTTCGTTTGGGTGTTCCTGATGAACGCCATCGACCTGGTTCCAGTTGACTGGATTCCACAGTTGGCGATCCTGATCACTGGCGATGAGCACTTCCCATTCCGTGCCGTACCGACGACTGATCCTAACGCGACCATGGGCATGGCCCTGTCGGTCTTTGCGTTGATCATCTTCTACAGCATCAAGATCAAGGGCTTCGGCGGCTTCATCGGCGAACTGACCCTGCACCCGTTCGGCAGCAAGAACATTTTTGTTCAGGCGCTGTTGATTCCGGTGAACTTCCTGCTCGAATTCGTAACGCTGATTGCCAAGCCTATTTCGTTGGCACTGCGTCTGTTCGGCAACATGTACGCTGGCGAACTGGTGTTTATCCTGATCGCCGTAATGTTCGGCAGCGGCCTGCTTTGGCTTAGCGGTCTGGGCGTGGTGCTGCAATGGGCGTGGGCTGTATTCCACATCCTGATCATCACCTTGCAAGCGTTCATCTTCATGATGTTGACCATCGTTTACTTGTCGATGGCACACGAAGATAACCACTAA
- a CDS encoding F0F1 ATP synthase subunit I, with protein METRTPNRLPFHRLAVFPVLLAQFVVLLLAALGLWQWHGVVAGYSGLCGGLIALLPNVYFAHRAFRFSGARAAQAIVRSFYAGEAGKLILTAVLFALTFAGVKPLAPLAVFGVFVLTQLVSWFAPLLMRTTLSRP; from the coding sequence ATGGAAACCCGCACGCCAAACCGCTTGCCGTTCCATCGCTTGGCGGTTTTTCCGGTTTTGCTGGCTCAATTTGTCGTTTTATTGCTGGCTGCTTTGGGGCTCTGGCAATGGCATGGAGTCGTCGCCGGATATTCAGGACTCTGCGGAGGACTGATAGCTTTGCTACCCAATGTGTATTTTGCTCACAGGGCTTTTCGGTTTTCCGGCGCCCGAGCAGCGCAAGCCATCGTCCGGTCGTTTTACGCTGGCGAGGCAGGCAAGTTAATTTTGACGGCAGTGCTGTTCGCGCTGACGTTTGCAGGTGTGAAGCCATTGGCGCCGTTAGCAGTATTCGGCGTCTTCGTGCTGACCCAACTGGTCAGTTGGTTCGCTCCCCTGCTAATGAGAACAACACTTTCGAGACCTTAG
- a CDS encoding ParB/RepB/Spo0J family partition protein gives MAVKKRGLGRGLDALLSGPTVSSLEEQAVKVDQSELQHLPLDLIQRGKYQPRRDMDPQALEELASSIRTQGVMQPIVVRPIDGNRFEIIAGERRWRASQQAGKDTIPAMVRDVPDETAIAMALIENIQREDLNPIEEAVALQRLQQEFQLTQQQVADAVGKSRVSVANLLRLISLPEVIKTMLSHGDLEMGHARALLGLPEAQQVEGARHVVARGLTVRQTEALVRQWLSGKQEPAEPVKTDPDIARLEQRLAERLGSAVQIRHGKKGKGQLVIGYNSLDELQGVLAHIR, from the coding sequence ATGGCCGTCAAGAAACGAGGTCTCGGACGCGGACTGGATGCACTCCTGAGTGGTCCAACGGTCAGCTCGCTGGAAGAGCAAGCGGTCAAGGTTGATCAAAGCGAACTGCAACACTTGCCTCTGGACCTGATCCAGCGCGGCAAGTATCAGCCTCGTCGTGACATGGATCCCCAGGCGCTTGAAGAGCTGGCCAGCTCGATCAGGACTCAAGGGGTGATGCAGCCAATCGTGGTTCGCCCGATTGATGGCAACCGCTTTGAGATCATCGCCGGTGAACGTCGCTGGCGCGCCAGCCAACAGGCAGGCAAGGACACCATCCCGGCGATGGTGCGTGATGTGCCGGACGAAACGGCCATCGCGATGGCGCTGATTGAAAACATTCAGCGCGAAGATCTCAATCCGATTGAAGAAGCCGTCGCCTTGCAGCGCTTGCAGCAAGAGTTCCAGCTGACTCAGCAACAAGTCGCCGACGCTGTGGGTAAGTCCCGGGTGTCTGTGGCTAACTTGTTGCGATTGATTTCCTTGCCGGAAGTGATCAAGACCATGCTGTCCCACGGTGACCTGGAAATGGGTCATGCGCGGGCATTGCTCGGTTTGCCTGAAGCTCAGCAGGTTGAAGGGGCGCGACACGTTGTCGCACGAGGCCTGACAGTACGTCAGACTGAAGCCCTGGTTCGCCAGTGGCTCAGTGGCAAACAAGAGCCGGCTGAACCGGTTAAAACCGATCCGGACATTGCCCGACTCGAACAGCGTCTGGCAGAGCGGCTAGGCTCTGCGGTGCAGATCCGTCACGGAAAGAAGGGAAAAGGCCAATTAGTGATTGGTTACAATTCTCTTGATGAGCTTCAAGGCGTGCTTGCCCACATCCGCTGA
- a CDS encoding ParA family protein encodes MAKVFAIANQKGGVGKTTTCINLAASLVATKRRVLLIDLDPQGNATMGSGVDKHGLENSVYDLLIGECDLAQAMHISEHGGYQLLPANRDLTAAEVVLLEMQMKESRLRTALAPVRESYDYILIDCPPSLSMLTLNALVAADGVIIPMQCEYFALEGLSDLVDNIKRIAELLNPNLKIEGLLRTMYDPRLSLMNDVSAQLKEHFGEQLYDTVIPRNIRLAEAPSYGMPALAYDKNSRGAIAYLALAGELVRRQRRTTRTPQPT; translated from the coding sequence ATGGCTAAGGTATTCGCAATAGCGAACCAAAAGGGTGGTGTGGGTAAAACCACCACCTGTATCAACCTCGCAGCATCGCTGGTCGCGACCAAGCGCCGCGTGCTTCTGATCGACCTCGATCCGCAAGGCAACGCCACCATGGGTAGCGGTGTGGATAAACACGGTCTCGAGAATTCGGTCTACGACCTGTTGATCGGTGAATGCGACCTGGCTCAGGCCATGCATATCTCCGAACACGGTGGTTACCAGCTTCTGCCCGCTAACCGTGATCTGACGGCAGCCGAAGTTGTACTGCTCGAAATGCAGATGAAAGAAAGTCGTCTGCGCACTGCACTGGCGCCGGTTCGCGAGAGCTACGATTACATTCTGATCGATTGCCCGCCGTCGCTGTCGATGCTTACCCTGAACGCTCTGGTTGCTGCCGATGGGGTCATTATCCCCATGCAGTGCGAGTACTTCGCACTCGAAGGCTTGAGCGACCTTGTGGATAACATCAAGCGCATTGCCGAGCTGCTGAACCCGAACCTGAAGATCGAAGGCCTGTTGCGGACCATGTATGACCCGCGTCTGAGCCTGATGAACGATGTGTCGGCTCAGCTCAAGGAACACTTCGGCGAACAGCTGTACGACACGGTGATCCCGCGCAACATTCGTCTGGCCGAAGCCCCGAGCTACGGCATGCCTGCATTGGCCTATGACAAAAACTCCCGTGGCGCGATTGCTTACCTTGCCCTGGCAGGCGAGCTGGTTCGTCGTCAACGTCGTACCACCCGCACGCCTCAGCCAACTTAA
- the rsmG gene encoding 16S rRNA (guanine(527)-N(7))-methyltransferase RsmG produces MSSLVTAQHAEELSTGARQLGVALTESQHQQLLGYLALLIKWNKAYNLTAVRNPDEMVSRHLLDSLSVMPFIENGRWLDVGSGGGMPGIPLAILFPESQVTCLDSNGKKTRFLTQVKLELKLDNLQVIHSRVEEFQPELPFNGIVSRAFSSMENFSNWTRHLGNSETRWLAMKGVHPADELVALPSDFRLDSEHALTVPGCQGQRHLLILRRTA; encoded by the coding sequence TTGAGTTCGCTGGTTACCGCACAACACGCCGAAGAGTTATCCACAGGTGCACGCCAGTTGGGCGTTGCACTGACCGAAAGCCAGCACCAGCAATTGCTGGGCTACCTGGCCCTGTTGATCAAATGGAACAAGGCCTACAACCTCACGGCTGTGCGTAACCCGGACGAAATGGTTTCGCGCCATTTGCTCGACAGTCTCAGCGTGATGCCCTTCATCGAAAACGGCCGTTGGCTGGATGTGGGCAGCGGCGGCGGCATGCCGGGGATTCCCCTGGCGATCCTGTTTCCTGAGTCTCAAGTGACCTGTCTGGACAGCAACGGCAAGAAAACCCGTTTTCTGACCCAGGTTAAACTCGAGCTCAAACTGGATAACTTGCAAGTTATCCACAGTCGCGTTGAGGAGTTTCAGCCAGAGCTGCCATTCAATGGAATTGTTTCCAGGGCTTTCAGCAGCATGGAAAACTTCAGCAACTGGACGCGCCACCTGGGCAACAGCGAAACGCGCTGGTTGGCAATGAAGGGCGTTCATCCTGCCGATGAGCTGGTAGCATTGCCGTCTGATTTTCGTCTAGATAGCGAACACGCCTTGACCGTTCCAGGTTGCCAAGGCCAACGCCATCTGCTGATACTGCGCCGCACGGCATGA